Part of the Bifidobacterium crudilactis genome is shown below.
TCCCGGTGCTGATCCTGATGCCTCTGCTGATGGTCTCGCTGCTTATGGGCGGTGGTATGACGCAGACCGGCGATTCGGTATCCAACGTGCCGGACCAGTATTTGGCCGATGTGCGCAAGGCGGGGAGTGTCTGCCAGACGGTCACCGCCCCTGTGATCGCGGCGCAGATCGAGACCGAAAGCAACTGGAATCCCGGTGCGGGCAGTCCCGCCGGGGCCAGGGGCATCGCCCAGTTCATGCCCGCGACCTGGGCGTCCGTCGGCAAGGACGGCGACGGTGACGGCAAGGCGGACATCCTCAACGCGCATGACGCGATATGGACCCAGGGCAACTACATGTGCGGCCTGGCCGCGCAGATCGACGGCATGAAGGCCAAGGGCCTGTTCTCCGGCGACACCCTGCAACTCGCCCTGGCGGCCTATAACGCGGGGATCGGTGCCGTGCAGCGGGCCAAGGGCATACCCGCCTTCCAGGAGACGCAGGCGTATGTGCAGAAGATCCTCGCGCTGATGGCGAAGTACACCGATACGTCTGGCGCGACCGGCGATGCGGGAGGTGCGGCCGCCGGCCAGTTGAAGCCGGCGCTGAGCATGAAAGCCGACGGACGGCACGTCAACATCGCCTCTATGGGCATCACCGACACGTATTACGGCGGGCCGAGCGGCTACCCGCCCAGGCAGTGCACCTGGTGGGTGGCGAACCGTCGCGCCAGCATCGGCCGGCCCGTGGATGCGCATATGGGCAACGGCGGCTTCTGGATCAGCAGGGCGCGCGCCCTGGGGTATTCGACCGGCCGTTCGCCGAAGCTCGGTGCGGCGATGTCGATAGCGCCCGGGGTGTTCGGCTCGTCGGGCATCTACGGGCATGTGGCGCTGGTCGAGCAGATCAACGCTGACGGCGGCATCGTGGTGTCCGAATCGGGGTCGTCCATGAGCGCCCCCCAATTGCGGACCTTCACCGCGCAGCAACTCCAGGCCGCCTCGTCCAGCGTCTGGTTCATCTACTAAAGGAGCTTCGATGAAACACGCCACCACTCGCACCGCCACGGCACTCACCCTGCTGCTCGCCCTGTCGGGATGCGGGTTCACGCAACCCTCGGCCAGTCCCTCAACGGCCACGGCCTCTCCCAAGGGGGTGGCGGCGCCGACGGTGGTGCCCGCACCGGCAGGCCTGACCATCCCCGGCGGCAAGGCGAAATGGCTGAGCATCCTTCCGGATCCGAACGCCACGGCATGGGATGATTCGACGGCCGTGGCCAGGGACTACACGATAGCCGTCCACACCTGGGACGCCACGCGGGACCTGACCGACGCGTATGCCGGACAGCGGGCCGCGCTGTGGGGTACGCGCCAACTGCAAGAGGAGCAGGCCGCATACGACGCCGACCAGGCCAAGGGGCAGGCGTACTTCAACCAGGAGGCGATCCACCGCTCCTGGACCAGCACCGCGATCACCTCGACGGGCCGTGACGGGGTGCCCTCCACATCCGACCAGGATGCCATCACCGTCAACTGGACGATGACCCCGCACCGGCGGGACAACACTAGGGCGCAGGCCCTGAGCGGCACCGATGACGTGCTGCTGTACAGGACCGCCGAGGGCCGCTGGCAGGTGCAAGGCTCCTCGACCAGACAGGACGTGCAATGAGCACGCCAACCCAACAGGCCACCCCGGTGACGGTGAGCATCGACGAGCGGGAAGGCGATCTGTGCATCAACGGCACGCACTCCCCGCTCGACGCCCCCGGCATGGACGCGCAGCGCGAGCAGGCGGTGTCGAGACTGCGCCTGCTCGCCAGGCTGCAACGCACCGCGTTCACGGTGACCATCAGCGGCAGCGGTGACACCACCATGCTGGACATCGACCGGCAGGGCGTCGTCACCGACACCACCCCGGTCGAAGAGACGCCAGCGGACACTGCCATCCAGGAAACGGCACCAGACGACGATACCGATGATCTTCTCGACGCCATAGCCGACACGGCGGCCCCCACCGGCGCGGATGCACCGGCGGTGAGGCCCGAGGCCGCGACACGACGGTTCGGCCGACGCCGGGTCATCGTGGCCTTCATCGCCGCCGGCACGCTGCTGCTCACGGCTGCGGGCGTCTTGGCCTCCCGCTGGTATGTCTCCGGCAGGCACGATGCGGCATTCACCTCGTGCCAGAGAGCGTCCAAGGATCTCGCCGCCTCCCGGAATGCGTTGCGACGGAGCCTCACGGACAGTGCAGCAGCCTCACGCATCGACACGGGCCAGGTCAGGGACCCGGCCACCGTAACCGCACTGCGCCAGGCGCGCAGCCAGGCGGATCTCGGCGGAGCCCCCGAGTGTGCCACGCGGATGGACACCGCACAACTCACCGCTTTGGCAGGCAAGCTCACCGCACTGGCCGCCACGGCCGACGGCCGGACATCGGCGATCGGTGTGGCTGTCGATGCGGTGGTGGCGTCGCGTGATGCGAAGGCGTTGGCGGATGCGAAGACGTCGCTTGCAAATGCGGTGAAGGCGGCCCAGGGCACGCTTGATTCGTCGCATGGCAAGGTCGCGGACAACGCGACGCGTGTGAAGTTGCAGCAGGCCATCGACGCGGCGAACAAGGTACTTGACGACAAGGGCGTGAAGACTGCGAAGCGGTACCAGGATGCGCAATCGTCGCTTGCCGGTCCGGTCAAGGGCGTGAACGACAGCGTGGCCGCTAAGGCTGCGGCCGACAAGACTGCGGCTGATAAAGCGGCCGCCGACGCGGCTGCCGCACAGGCGCAGGCCCCTTCTTCGTCCGGATCCTCAAGTTCGTCCCCGTCGAAGCGTCGTTCCCAGACATCGGGATCCGGGTCCTCGTCCTCGGGTTCCTCGACGCGTCGCGGAACCTCCGGCTCCACGGGATCGGGTTCCTCCGGTTCGTCGGGCGGGGCACCTTCATGGAGCGTGCCCGGAGCGGGCAGTGATGAAGGCAACATCGGCGGCTCGGATCCGGGACTGTGAACGGCGCGACGGATCCACCCAGTGAAAGGAGGTGAAGCGGTGTAGAGGCATACGGCCGACAGCCGGCCGCCACGGCGGCACACGACACCATACGGACAGCAGCAATCAATCAGCAAGGAGCATCATCATGCAGGTAACACAGACCATCACGGATCATGTGATCCATTGGACGGCGCAGACCGAGGCACAGACCGGGGTGCGTATTCTCGCCCTCCAGAATCCCGCGCCGCAGGCCCCTCCGGGAAGCGAGAAGTTCATGACGCTGATCGGCCTGGGCAAGTGGATCGCCCTGATCATCTGCGTGTTCGCCATCATCCTGGGCGCGGCCCTGTGGGCCATCCACGCCAGGCGTGGCGAGGACAGCGACGGCATCAACAAGGTGGGCATCGCCCTGATCGCGGTCATCATCATCTCGTTCGCCGCGAGTGTCGTCGGCTGGCTGGGGGGCTTCTAAATGAGACGGCATACCATCACGGCGCTGCTGCTGCTCGCCCCGCTCGCCCTGACCTCCGGGTGCGGCTGGGGAGGGCAGCCGGCGGCATCTTCCACCGGATCGTCATCCACCGTGTCACCGTCCTCGACGTCGACGGGTGCCACGAGCGTGCAGCCCAGCGTCTGCGGTCTGCCGGGTTCCGGCGACTCCACCACCCTCACTACGACACCGCATGTGGATGAATGGCGTTACGAGAACCAGACCCTGTGGCCGTACCCGTATGCGAAGAGCTACGGTCCCGGCGTCGTCAAGGACGATGGCATGCGCAGCTGCTTCTCCCATGACCCGCAGGGCGCGTTGTTCGCGGCGGCCAACATCGCGGCCATGACCACGGACCAGAACCTCATGAGCGACCCGGAGCATGCGATCAGCCTGTTCGGGAAAGGCTCGCAGTATGACCGTATGGCCGCGAAGATCCGCCAGCTCGGATCCTTCCCGGTCGGCAGCGCCTCAGATTCGCGTGGCACGCCGGCAGGCTTCCGGATTCTGGACTTCACGGACAGCGAGGCGACCGTGGACCTGGGATTCGTGGGCACGTCGGCCGGCCAGTCCGTGGATCTGAGCATCGTCTACCATCTCGTCTGGTCCGACGGGGACTGGAAGCTGCGCTGTGAGAAGGACATCCCCATCACGTCGGCCGTGATCCCCTCGTTCACCGGCTACACGGAGTGGAAGGTGAGCGGCTGATGGATTGGCTCGATCAGATCGGCGAGGTCGCCTCCGCCATCAACCCGTTGAACATCGCCGGCACGGCGATCGGGAAACTCGTCAGCGGCATCTTCAGCATCATCGCCGGCCTGGTCAGCGACGCGGTCGGCGGCGCGGTCAGCTCGTTCGCCACGCTGTGGATGAAGGTGCCCACGCCGACCATATCCGGCGGCGATACGAAGGCCGTGAACCCCAGCGACACCGCCGGCATCATGCAGGCGGTGGGATACGTGAAGTGGATCAGCCTGGTCATGGCGGTGTTCGCCATCATCCTGCTCGCCGCCCGCTGGGCCATGAAGGCGAGGAGGGGCGATGGTGAGAACGCGTTCGGACGGCTCGGCGTGATCCTCGCCGCCGTCATCGGCATCTGCACGGCGACCGCCCTGGTCACTATGGTGTTGCAGACCGGGCCGAGCAGGGTCGGCGGCGTGGTCGGCAAGTTGCAGGCGCACCTGTGGTTCTACATGCTGGTGGCGGCCGCCATCAGCGTCATGGTCGGCATGGTCCGGCTCATGATGGCCAGGGACACGCAGCCGGCCGATGACACGTTGAAATCGCTGGTGCGGCTCATCGTGGTGGCCGGTGCCGGCACCACCCTGGTGCAACTGGCCCTGAACGCCGGCGACGCGTTCTCCACATGGCTGCTCAACGAGGCAACCGACCACGACTTCAACGCGGCGATCACCAAGGATCTGCAGATCAGCGGCCTGATGCCCGGAGGGGCGCTGCTCATCATCATCCTGGGCCTGCTGTCCCTGATCGCCTGCCTGGTGCAGATCGCGCTGATGATCCTGCGCTCGGGGTTGCTGGTCGTGCTGGTCGGGATCCTGCCGCTCGCTTCGGCCAACACCAACACGGAATGGGGCATGAACTGGTATCACAAGAGCCTGGGATGGCTCGTGGCGTTCGTCCTGTACAAGCCGGTAGCGTCGATCATCTACGCGACCTGCTTCTGGATGATCAGCGGCGGCGCATTCGGCGACCAGTCGGGCACCATCGCCGGGCCGATGGTGGGGTTCGTGTTCATGGTCTGCTCGATAGTGGCCCTTCCCGCATTGATGAAGTTCGCCGTGCCCGCCGTCAGTGCGATGGGTTCCGGTTCGGGGGGCGGCGGTGCAGCCGCGGCAGCCCCGACCGGGGCGATGATGCTCGCCCGCGGCTCCGCGTCCTCCGGATCCTCCTCCTCGTCGCCAGCCCCGGCATCCGGCGCGACGTCCGCGCCTTCGGGTGCGTCGACGGCCGGCGGATCCTCCTCCGGTGCGGCCACTGGCGGTGCCGCTTCCACTGGTGCAGGCGCCGCTTCCGGTGCGGCCGCTGGCGCCGGCGCTGCGGCGGGCCCCGTCGGCGCGGGCGTCTCCGCTGCTGCGGGTGCCGTCAAGAAGGCCAAGGGTGCCATCGAATCGGAGGCCGGCGGCGAAACGGGGGGATCCTCCCCGTCCGGTGCCGCTCCCGCACCTTCCGGCGGGACTTCCCAGGCCCCGGCGGGCGCGGCCACACCATCGGGCAGCGCGGCCCAGCCGGCCGCCCCGGCGGCCGCACCCCAGGCGTCCGGTGCCGCCAGCGTGCCCGACAGGACCACGGGAGGTGACCAGGCATGAGCGCACACGACAATCCCATCCACAAGCCACGCACCTACGGCAACTGGATCGAACCCAGGACGCCGGGCATCATCCCCGGACTCGGCCTGCTCGGCAGCGCCCTGGTGTTCGCCGGCATCTTCCTCGCCCTGCCGTTCATGATGCTCAACCTGTATGTGCCGGCGATCACGATATTCCTGCTGACCTGCGTGTTCGCGTATCTGATCAGCAGGAAGGACGTGCACGGCAAGAGCATCGCCACGAAGATCATCGTCAAATGCGGCTGGTGGATGGCCACATGGAAAAGAGAGCACATGTTCAGAGGTGGAATACTCGGATACGGACCCGAAGGGTCCATGATCCTTCCCGGCCTGCTGGCCAGGACCCAACTGCTGCACGCCACGTCGGCCAACGGCGATTTCGGCGTGATCCACTGCCCCAGGCAGCACACCTACACGCTGGTGATCCGCACCTCGCCGAACGGCGAGGATCTCGTCGATCCCGGGCAGATGGACCGGTGGGTGGCCGAATGGGCGCAAAGCAAGGCCGACATGGCCGACGAGCAGGGCCTGTTGCAGTACACGGTCACCGTGGAGACCTCCCCGGCGAACCCCCTGCAACTGCGCCAGGAGGTCACCGGCCAAGCGGACGTGAACGAACCCGATTTCGCGGCGTCGGTCATGACCAGCATCGTGGACACCTACCCGCAGGGATCCAGCCAGGCGAACGCATACGTGGCGTACACCTATTCCGACCGCAGGGCCGGCGGACGCCGGCGCGGCAGGGACGTCATGCTCACGGAGCTGTCCTCGCGACTGCCCTACCTGATCCACAAGCTCCAGGCGACCGGGGCGGGGGCGTGCACACCGATGGGACCGGCGGAACTGTGCCGCTACGTGCGCATCGCCTACGATCCCGAACAGGCCCAGCAGTTCGACCTCGCCGACATGCAGGGCATCGACGTGGATCTCGCCTGGAGAAACTGCGGGCCGATGGCCACCCAGGCGTCCTGGGACTCCTACCGGCACGACAGCGGCGTCTCCGAGACCTGGGAAATGACCATGACCCCCAAGGGCGTGGTCCAGGCCACCATCCTCAAACGGCTCCTGTCCGCACGGCAGGACCTCATGCGCAAACGCGTCACCTGGATATTCCGACCCATCCCGGCGGAGAGGAAGCCGGACATCGTGGACCGTGACGTCAACCAGGCCGACTACGCGATCAACAGCGCCAAGAAGGCGAAGGCGCGCGACCGGCGTCGCGCCAGGGCCGTCAACCAGACCGCCGAGGAGGAATCCAGCGGGGCCGGCCTGGAGAACTTCTCATGCCTGGTCACCGTCACCCTGAACGGTCACGCCCAGGGCGAGGACCGGGCCGACGTGGCCTCGGCGATAGAGAACCTGGGGGCCACGGCCAGGCTGCGACTGCGACCGGTGTACGGCTCGCAGGACTCCGCGTTCGCCGCCGCCCTGCCCCTGGGCCTGTCGCTCAGGCAGTACCAGGCGGTGCCGGCCAAATATTCGGACATGCTCTAAGGAGGGCATCATGGCAGACATGCACGCACCCGCACGGTTCAAGGGATTCAAGGGGCCGGCAGGCGGATGGAGCACGGTGGTGCAGGCCCCCAACGAGTGGAGGGCCAGCACCGCGCAGTCATGCGGCCTGTGGCCCTTCTCCGTCGGGGCGGGCACGCCCATGATCGGCGTGCCGATGGGACAGCAGCTGTTCACCGGCTCGACGCTGTGCTGCGATCCGATCAACTGGTTCATGCGCGCCCATCTGATCTCCAACCCCTCGGCGTTCGTCCTGGGCAAGCCGGGACTGGGCAAATCGACCGTGATCCGCCGCTGGGCCGTGGGCTACGCCCACCAGGGCGTCATCACCATGTTCCTGGGCGACGTCAAGAGCGAGCACGTGCCCATCATCAAGGCGCTCGGCGGCCAGGTCATCACCCTGGGACCCGGCATCGGCTCCATCAACGTGCTCGACCCCGGCGGGGCGCTGCACGCGCTGGACAGTCTGACCGGCACGCTGCGCGAGGAGCTGCACAACGCGATCCACACGCGACGGCGCAACATGCTGCGCGCCCTGATCACCATCAGCCGCGGCACCAGCCCCACCCAGCGCGAGGGCACCATCATGGACCGTGCGCTGCGCGTGCTGGACGACCGGTTCGCCACCCGCTCGCCGCTCATGAGCGACCTGCTCGGCATCATCCGCGAAGCCCCCCAGGAGGTGCGCGCCGTGGCGTTGGACCGTGGCGACGACGCCAGATACCGGAACATCACCGAGAACCTGGAATCCTCGCTCATCGACCTGTCCGGCAGCGGCGACATGGGCGACATGTTCTCCAACCACACCAGCGTGCAGATCGACCCGACACGACCCGTGGTGTTCGACATCCACGCCATCAACGAGGTGGACCAGAGCCTGCGCGCGGCCGCGCTCATGGCCTGCTGGGACGCCGGGTTCGCGGCCGTGGACGCGAACCACTACCTCGCCAGGCAAGGCGTGGCCCCGCTGCGCCACTATTTCCTGGTGCTCGACGAGCTGTGGAGCGCGCTGCGCTCCGGGTCGGGCATGGTGGACCGCGTGGACCAGGTAACCAGGCTCAACCGCACCTTCGGCGTCGGCCAGGCACTGATCACCCACACCATGAGCGACCTCGAATCCCTGGCCGAGCCACAGGACCGGATGAAGGCCAAGGGCTTCGTGGAACGCTCCGGCATGGTGCTGTGCGGCGGCCTTCCCGAAGGTGAGCTGCCCTTGCTGAACCAGGCGATCAGCGTGTCCCGCGTGGAGATGGACCTTCTGAAATCATGGAGCGACCCGGGCGCCTGGGACGAACGCTCAGGCGTCGAGTCCGATCCTCCCGGGCGTGGCAAGTTCCTCGTCAAGGTCGGCGGCCGTCCCGGCATCCCCTTCCACCTGAAGCTCACCGGCCAGGAACTCGACCCGAACGACACCAACCTGCTGTGGCACGCGCCACGGCGAACGAACGGCCGGGAGGCGGAACATGGCATCGAATAACCGCAGATCGCAGCCACAGGCGTGCAGCGACACCACAATCCTCATAGTGGGCGGCATCGGCGTCGCGGCGGCCGCCGCCTGGACCATCTGGGTGGCATGGCATCTGGGCATGCTGATACAAGACCGCCACATGCCGCACGTGGGCATGGGCACGCTCCTGTCGGGCCTGTTCCACGGGACCATCGCCTGGCCGGGCGTCGCCGGATGGATCATGGTCGCCGTGCAGATCGCGGTGTACACCGCCCTGATCGCCCTGTTCCTGATGATCCGGGCAGCACACACAGGCGGCCGTACCCGCATCGACGACAAGGCCAGGTATCTCGGCCGTGGCAGGGACATCGCCAGCCTCACCGGGAAACAGGTCGCCCGGGTCGCCAAGCGCCTCGGCGTGACCGGCGATACGGTGGGCCTGACGCTCGGCCGGCACATCCCCTCCGGCAAGACCCTGTACATGACCTGGGAGGACACGCTGCTCACGGTCGCCGGCCCCAGGACCGGCAAGACCACCTGCCTGGTCATCCCCTCCATACTCGACGCCCCCGGCGCGGTGGTCGCCACGTCGAACAAACCCGACGTGATCCAGGCGATCCGCGCGCCACGATCCGTGAAG
Proteins encoded:
- a CDS encoding ATPase; protein product: MADMHAPARFKGFKGPAGGWSTVVQAPNEWRASTAQSCGLWPFSVGAGTPMIGVPMGQQLFTGSTLCCDPINWFMRAHLISNPSAFVLGKPGLGKSTVIRRWAVGYAHQGVITMFLGDVKSEHVPIIKALGGQVITLGPGIGSINVLDPGGALHALDSLTGTLREELHNAIHTRRRNMLRALITISRGTSPTQREGTIMDRALRVLDDRFATRSPLMSDLLGIIREAPQEVRAVALDRGDDARYRNITENLESSLIDLSGSGDMGDMFSNHTSVQIDPTRPVVFDIHAINEVDQSLRAAALMACWDAGFAAVDANHYLARQGVAPLRHYFLVLDELWSALRSGSGMVDRVDQVTRLNRTFGVGQALITHTMSDLESLAEPQDRMKAKGFVERSGMVLCGGLPEGELPLLNQAISVSRVEMDLLKSWSDPGAWDERSGVESDPPGRGKFLVKVGGRPGIPFHLKLTGQELDPNDTNLLWHAPRRTNGREAEHGIE
- a CDS encoding SCO6880 family protein: MSAHDNPIHKPRTYGNWIEPRTPGIIPGLGLLGSALVFAGIFLALPFMMLNLYVPAITIFLLTCVFAYLISRKDVHGKSIATKIIVKCGWWMATWKREHMFRGGILGYGPEGSMILPGLLARTQLLHATSANGDFGVIHCPRQHTYTLVIRTSPNGEDLVDPGQMDRWVAEWAQSKADMADEQGLLQYTVTVETSPANPLQLRQEVTGQADVNEPDFAASVMTSIVDTYPQGSSQANAYVAYTYSDRRAGGRRRGRDVMLTELSSRLPYLIHKLQATGAGACTPMGPAELCRYVRIAYDPEQAQQFDLADMQGIDVDLAWRNCGPMATQASWDSYRHDSGVSETWEMTMTPKGVVQATILKRLLSARQDLMRKRVTWIFRPIPAERKPDIVDRDVNQADYAINSAKKAKARDRRRARAVNQTAEEESSGAGLENFSCLVTVTLNGHAQGEDRADVASAIENLGATARLRLRPVYGSQDSAFAAALPLGLSLRQYQAVPAKYSDML
- a CDS encoding lytic transglycosylase domain-containing protein, with the protein product MDTSDGHGAHAAVVAIVSVLAVPVLILMPLLMVSLLMGGGMTQTGDSVSNVPDQYLADVRKAGSVCQTVTAPVIAAQIETESNWNPGAGSPAGARGIAQFMPATWASVGKDGDGDGKADILNAHDAIWTQGNYMCGLAAQIDGMKAKGLFSGDTLQLALAAYNAGIGAVQRAKGIPAFQETQAYVQKILALMAKYTDTSGATGDAGGAAAGQLKPALSMKADGRHVNIASMGITDTYYGGPSGYPPRQCTWWVANRRASIGRPVDAHMGNGGFWISRARALGYSTGRSPKLGAAMSIAPGVFGSSGIYGHVALVEQINADGGIVVSESGSSMSAPQLRTFTAQQLQAASSSVWFIY